A single window of Ictalurus furcatus strain D&B chromosome 3, Billie_1.0, whole genome shotgun sequence DNA harbors:
- the LOC128605401 gene encoding cytochrome c oxidase subunit 7A-related protein, mitochondrial, with translation MYYKISGVTGKLTGCTPASAYFPQGLKPTVPSQPTPMIFALPTKVVSEAGPTAEYMGANKVPELQKIFQKADGVPIHLKRGVIDRLLYRTTMGLTIGGTLYCLVALYFAAQPRKVE, from the exons ATGTATTACAAAATCAGCGGAGTGACGGGAAAACTGACGGGATGCACACCGGCCAGCGCCTACTTCCCCCAG GGGCTCAAACCTACCGTGCCCTCACAACCCACCCCAATGATCTTTGCCTTACCCACCAAGGTGGTGTCAGAAGCAGGACCTACAGCTGAGTATATGGGTGCTAACAAGGTCCCTGAGCTGCAAAAGATCTTTCAG AAAGCTGATGGTGTGCCAATTCACTTGAAGCGTGGAGTCATAGACCGGCTACTGTACAGGACTACGATGGGCCTGACAATTGGAGGAACCTTGTATTGCCTTGTGGCCCTGTATTTTGCTGCTCAGCCCAGAAAAGTTGAGTAA